Proteins found in one Microbacterium sp. LWS13-1.2 genomic segment:
- the dapC gene encoding succinyldiaminopimelate transaminase has translation MAVADLADYPWDAVAPYAQKARSHPDGIVDLSIGSPVDPTPSVVADALRAATDAHAYPQTVGTASLRAAIAEWYDRRRGVAGLTPANVLPTVGSKELVALLPLLLGLGPGDIVVHPRAAYPTYEVGARLVGATPVASDDPAEWPEGTRLVWVNSPGNPDGRVLDVDALRAAVARARELGAVLASDECYAELGWDAPWDREPVPSVLDPRVIAGDLRGILSVYSLSKQSNLAGYRAAFLAGDPSVVARLLTARKHLGLMLPLPVQAAMVAALTDDVHVAAQKELYRRRREILRPAVEAAGFRIDASEAGLYLWATEGRDAWESIDRLADLGILAGPGHFYGVHFPQHIRLSLTATDDRIAAAAERLRASASIHRSDNVRTVAPG, from the coding sequence GTGGCGGTAGCCGACCTCGCGGACTACCCCTGGGACGCCGTCGCGCCGTACGCGCAGAAGGCGCGCTCGCACCCCGACGGCATCGTCGACCTCTCGATCGGGTCGCCCGTGGACCCGACGCCCTCGGTCGTCGCCGACGCGCTGCGTGCGGCGACCGACGCGCACGCCTACCCGCAGACCGTCGGCACGGCGTCGCTGCGCGCAGCAATCGCCGAGTGGTACGACCGCCGCCGCGGAGTTGCGGGCCTCACGCCCGCCAACGTCCTTCCCACCGTCGGCTCGAAGGAGCTGGTCGCGCTGCTGCCGTTGCTGCTCGGCCTCGGCCCCGGCGACATCGTGGTCCATCCCCGCGCCGCCTACCCCACGTACGAGGTGGGGGCGCGCCTCGTCGGCGCCACGCCGGTCGCGTCCGACGACCCGGCGGAGTGGCCGGAGGGAACGCGCCTGGTGTGGGTGAACTCGCCCGGGAATCCGGACGGCCGCGTGCTCGACGTCGACGCCCTGCGTGCTGCGGTCGCACGAGCGCGGGAGCTGGGCGCCGTGCTCGCGTCCGACGAGTGCTATGCCGAGCTCGGCTGGGACGCCCCCTGGGATCGCGAGCCGGTGCCGTCGGTGCTCGATCCCCGGGTCATCGCCGGCGACCTGCGCGGCATCCTGTCGGTGTACTCGCTCAGCAAGCAGTCGAACCTCGCCGGGTACCGGGCGGCATTCCTCGCCGGCGATCCCTCCGTCGTCGCTCGTCTGCTCACGGCACGCAAGCATCTCGGCCTCATGCTGCCGCTGCCGGTGCAGGCGGCGATGGTCGCCGCCCTCACGGATGACGTCCACGTCGCGGCGCAGAAGGAGCTCTACCGTCGCCGGCGCGAGATCCTGCGGCCCGCCGTCGAAGCGGCCGGCTTCCGCATCGACGCGAGCGAGGCGGGCCTGTACCTGTGGGCGACCGAGGGCCGTGATGCGTGGGAGAGCATCGACCGACTCGCCGACCTCGGCATCCTCGCGGGTCCCGGCCATTTCTACGGCGTGCACTTCCCGCAGCACATCCGGCTGTCGCTCACCGCGACCGACGACCGCATCGCCGCGGCCGCCGAGCGCCTGCGCGCGTCGGCGTCCATTCACCGCAGCGACAACGTGCGCACCGTCGCCCCTGGCTGA
- the fdxA gene encoding ferredoxin, producing the protein MTYVIALPCVDVKDRACIDECPVDCIYEGDRSLYIHPDECVDCGACEPVCPVEAIYYEDDLPDEWQDYYTANVEFFDDIGSPGGAAKVGVIHKDHPVIEALPPQEH; encoded by the coding sequence GTGACGTACGTGATCGCCCTTCCCTGCGTGGACGTCAAGGACCGCGCCTGCATCGACGAGTGTCCCGTGGACTGCATCTACGAGGGCGACCGGTCGCTGTACATCCACCCCGACGAGTGCGTCGACTGCGGCGCCTGCGAGCCGGTGTGTCCCGTCGAGGCGATCTACTACGAAGACGACCTGCCCGACGAATGGCAGGACTACTACACCGCCAATGTCGAGTTCTTCGACGACATCGGCTCCCCGGGCGGCGCGGCCAAGGTGGGTGTGATCCACAAGGACCACCCGGTCATCGAGGCGCTCCCGCCGCAGGAACACTGA
- a CDS encoding DUF6113 family protein — translation MRPSVPARIGSWIVALLVGLVYGVAGTVAHAYTIGWFPLGLILAVIGSAALLVAVRFLTSDRWATLATGGGMMISTLVFSGSGPGGSVVVPQTGLAVVWTFAVPILVALAVAWPDRSRAAA, via the coding sequence ATGCGTCCCTCCGTCCCCGCCCGCATCGGCAGCTGGATCGTCGCGCTGCTCGTCGGGCTGGTGTACGGGGTCGCCGGAACCGTCGCCCACGCGTACACGATCGGCTGGTTCCCGCTCGGGCTCATCCTGGCGGTGATCGGATCGGCAGCGCTGCTGGTGGCGGTGCGGTTCCTCACCTCCGACAGGTGGGCGACGCTCGCGACCGGCGGCGGCATGATGATCTCCACGCTGGTGTTCTCGGGGAGCGGACCCGGAGGCTCGGTGGTGGTGCCGCAGACCGGCCTCGCCGTGGTCTGGACGTTCGCGGTGCCGATCCTCGTGGCCCTCGCCGTCGCCTGGCCCGATCGCTCCCGCGCCGCCGCCTGA
- a CDS encoding AzlD domain-containing protein, with amino-acid sequence MTMWTAVLVAAIVCVALKTVGYLIPARWVEAPTPLRIADLLTVALLAALVAVQTLGAGQAIVVDARVPAVLVAAGLLLLRAPFLVVVIAAALVAALLRLWGWAA; translated from the coding sequence GTGACCATGTGGACAGCGGTGCTCGTCGCCGCGATCGTGTGCGTGGCGCTCAAGACGGTCGGCTATCTCATCCCCGCCCGCTGGGTGGAGGCACCCACTCCGCTGCGGATCGCCGATCTGCTGACGGTCGCACTCCTGGCCGCCCTTGTCGCCGTGCAGACGCTCGGCGCGGGTCAGGCGATCGTGGTCGACGCCCGCGTGCCCGCCGTGCTCGTCGCCGCGGGGCTGCTCCTCCTGCGTGCGCCGTTCCTCGTGGTGGTGATCGCCGCAGCCCTCGTCGCGGCGCTGCTGCGCCTGTGGGGCTGGGCGGCGTAG
- a CDS encoding AzlC family ABC transporter permease, whose protein sequence is MKLAVRQGLGVALATSAYGISFGALAVAAGLDVWQTCVLSLVMFTGGSQFAFVGIVGAGGLAAAPAAIASAALLGVRNVAYGIRMSPVIGPGFWRRAAAAQFTIDESTAVSLAQRTARARTLGFWVTGIGIYVGWNLFTLAGALLGDVLGDPRAYGLDAAAAAAFLALLWPRLRARQPIVVGVAAAVIATVLTPVLMPGLPVIVAAAVAILVGWTNWLGRDDAADAAEPDDVAEREGLP, encoded by the coding sequence GTGAAGCTGGCCGTTCGTCAGGGGCTGGGTGTGGCTCTCGCGACGAGTGCCTACGGCATCTCGTTCGGCGCGCTGGCGGTCGCCGCAGGACTCGACGTGTGGCAGACCTGCGTGCTGAGCCTCGTGATGTTCACGGGCGGGTCCCAGTTCGCGTTCGTCGGGATAGTCGGCGCCGGGGGACTGGCGGCCGCACCCGCCGCGATCGCCTCCGCGGCCCTTCTCGGGGTGCGCAACGTCGCGTACGGCATCCGCATGTCCCCGGTGATCGGTCCGGGGTTCTGGCGCCGCGCCGCCGCTGCGCAGTTCACGATCGACGAGTCCACCGCCGTCTCGCTCGCACAGCGCACTGCGCGCGCCCGCACCCTCGGGTTCTGGGTCACGGGCATCGGCATCTACGTCGGCTGGAATCTGTTTACGCTCGCCGGCGCCCTGCTCGGCGACGTGCTCGGTGACCCACGGGCGTACGGACTGGATGCCGCTGCGGCGGCCGCCTTCCTCGCCCTGCTGTGGCCGCGGCTCCGGGCCCGGCAGCCGATCGTCGTCGGAGTCGCCGCTGCCGTCATCGCGACGGTGCTGACGCCCGTGCTCATGCCCGGGCTGCCCGTGATCGTCGCGGCGGCCGTCGCAATCCTCGTGGGCTGGACCAACTGGCTCGGCAGGGATGACGCAGCGGATGCCGCCGAGCCGGACGACGTGGCGGAGCGCGAGGGGCTGCCGTGA
- the typA gene encoding translational GTPase TypA: protein MARALRPDLRNVAIVAHVDHGKTTLVDAMLRQTGSFGSHEHMEERAMDSNDLEREKGITILAKNTAITYKGVHTDVPVTINVIDTPGHADFGGEVERGLSMVDGVVLLVDASEGPLPQTRFVLRKALEAKLPVILLVNKTDRPDARIAEVEEEAHDLLLGLASDLHDDVPDLDVDALLDVPVVYASGRAGAASRNRPANGELPDNADLEPLFGAILEHVPAPSYDDEAPLQAWVTNLDSSPFLGRLALLRVFNGTLKKGQTVAWVRHDGTHSNARITELLKTRALERYPAEEAGPGDIVAIAGIEEITIGETIADPEDVRPLPAIHVDDPAISMTIGTNTSPLVGKVKGHKLTARMVKDRLDRELIGNVSLKVLDIGRPDAWEVQGRGELALAILVENMRREGFELTVGKPQVVTKKVDGKTYEPFEHLTIDSPEEYLGAITQLLASRKGRMETMTNHGTGWVRMEFIVPSRGLIGFRTEFLTTTRGTGIANAISHGYEPWAGHIVTRQNGSIVADRSGVVTPFAIIALQERMSFFVQPTEEVYEGMVIGENSRNDDMDVNITKEKKLTNMRSSTADTFESMTPPRQLSLEESLEFARDDECVEVTPEKVRIRKVVLDATERGRATARLKRQDANA from the coding sequence ATGGCGCGCGCCCTCCGTCCGGACCTCCGCAACGTGGCTATCGTCGCTCACGTCGACCACGGCAAGACCACCCTCGTCGACGCGATGCTCCGTCAGACCGGCTCGTTCGGCTCGCACGAGCACATGGAAGAACGCGCGATGGACTCGAACGACCTCGAGCGCGAAAAGGGCATCACGATCCTCGCGAAGAACACGGCGATCACCTACAAGGGCGTCCACACCGACGTGCCCGTGACGATCAACGTGATCGACACCCCGGGCCACGCCGACTTCGGCGGCGAGGTCGAGCGCGGCCTCTCGATGGTCGACGGCGTCGTGCTGCTGGTGGACGCGAGCGAGGGCCCGCTGCCCCAGACCCGCTTCGTGCTGCGCAAGGCGCTCGAGGCGAAGCTGCCGGTGATCCTCCTGGTCAACAAGACCGACCGTCCCGATGCGCGCATCGCCGAGGTCGAGGAAGAGGCGCACGACCTGCTGCTCGGCCTGGCGTCGGACCTCCACGACGACGTGCCCGACCTCGACGTCGACGCGCTCCTCGATGTGCCCGTGGTCTACGCGTCGGGTCGTGCCGGCGCGGCATCGCGCAACCGTCCCGCGAACGGCGAGCTGCCCGACAACGCCGACCTCGAGCCGCTCTTCGGCGCGATCCTCGAGCACGTGCCGGCGCCGTCCTACGACGATGAGGCCCCGCTGCAGGCGTGGGTGACGAACCTCGACTCCAGCCCGTTCCTCGGCCGCCTCGCACTCCTGCGCGTCTTCAACGGCACGCTGAAGAAGGGCCAGACGGTCGCCTGGGTGCGCCACGACGGCACGCACTCGAACGCGCGCATCACCGAGCTGCTGAAGACCCGCGCGCTCGAGCGCTACCCGGCGGAAGAGGCCGGCCCGGGCGACATCGTCGCCATCGCCGGCATCGAGGAGATCACGATCGGCGAGACGATCGCCGATCCCGAGGACGTCCGGCCGCTGCCCGCCATCCACGTCGACGACCCCGCGATCTCGATGACGATCGGCACGAACACTTCGCCGCTGGTCGGCAAGGTGAAGGGTCACAAGCTCACCGCCCGCATGGTGAAGGATCGCCTCGACCGCGAGCTCATCGGCAACGTGTCGCTGAAGGTGCTCGACATCGGTCGCCCCGACGCGTGGGAGGTGCAGGGTCGCGGCGAGCTGGCCCTCGCGATCCTCGTCGAGAACATGCGGCGCGAGGGCTTCGAGCTCACGGTGGGCAAGCCCCAGGTGGTCACGAAGAAGGTCGACGGCAAGACCTACGAGCCGTTCGAGCACCTCACGATCGACTCGCCCGAGGAGTACCTCGGCGCGATCACGCAGCTTCTCGCGTCGCGCAAGGGCCGCATGGAGACGATGACGAACCACGGCACCGGCTGGGTGCGCATGGAGTTCATCGTGCCCTCGCGCGGTCTCATCGGCTTCCGCACCGAGTTCCTCACCACGACGCGCGGCACCGGCATCGCCAACGCGATCTCGCACGGCTACGAGCCGTGGGCGGGTCACATCGTCACGCGTCAGAACGGCTCGATCGTGGCCGACCGCTCGGGAGTGGTGACGCCCTTCGCGATCATCGCCCTGCAGGAGCGCATGTCGTTCTTCGTGCAGCCGACCGAAGAGGTCTACGAGGGCATGGTCATCGGCGAGAACTCGCGCAATGACGACATGGACGTGAACATCACCAAGGAGAAGAAGCTCACCAACATGCGCTCCTCCACGGCCGACACGTTCGAGTCGATGACCCCGCCGCGTCAGCTCTCGCTCGAGGAGAGCCTGGAGTTTGCGCGCGACGACGAATGCGTCGAGGTGACGCCCGAGAAGGTGCGCATCCGCAAGGTCGTCCTCGACGCGACCGAGCGCGGCCGCGCCACGGCACGCCTGAAGCGCCAGGACGCCAACGCCTAA
- a CDS encoding ABC transporter ATP-binding protein — MNASPHTESTGGPLLQVSGLSVDFAVDNYWVPAAKKLDYFVESGKALAIVGESGSGKSASSMAMLGLLPSNARVTGSVKLGGREILGLRKEELRRVRGREIAVIFQEPMTALNPVFTVGFQIIETLRIHKGMTPSAARARALELLDMVELPDPLKAFNSYPHQLSGGQRQRAMIAQSISCDPQLLIADEPTTALDVTVQAEILDLMRDLRHRLDSAILIITHDMGVVADIADDIVVMRKGEIVERGTVDAVFNRPQHPYTQQLLAAVPRIGDAAGESIDTTAALAGDTSVIRLADVAARADEERRKGLGAPVLDFQDVAIEYPKRGRVPAFRAVEHATFSIFPGEVTGLVGESGSGKTTVGRAAIGLLPIAEGRAEVVGHDISKADRRLLHTVHKDVGIVFQDPSSSLNPRLPIGQSIGEPMLLANVAKGRQLDVRVQELLDAVELPRSYRNRYPHELSGGQKQRVGIARALALQPKLLIADEPTSALDVSVQATVLQLLRVLQQDLGFACLFISHDLAVVDSLADRIIVMHHGHIVEQGATGQILRAPQEDYTRRLIAAIPVPDPDEQRVRREARAALLAAGLEG, encoded by the coding sequence ATGAACGCGTCCCCCCACACCGAATCCACCGGCGGCCCGCTGCTGCAGGTGAGCGGCCTGTCCGTGGACTTCGCTGTCGACAACTACTGGGTTCCCGCGGCGAAGAAGCTCGACTACTTCGTGGAGTCGGGCAAGGCCCTCGCGATCGTCGGCGAGTCCGGCTCGGGCAAGAGCGCGAGCTCCATGGCGATGCTCGGACTGCTGCCCTCGAACGCCCGCGTCACCGGCAGTGTCAAGCTCGGCGGCCGCGAGATCCTGGGCCTGCGCAAGGAAGAGCTGCGCCGCGTGCGCGGCCGTGAGATCGCGGTGATCTTCCAGGAGCCGATGACCGCGCTGAACCCCGTGTTCACGGTGGGCTTCCAGATCATCGAGACGCTCCGCATCCACAAGGGTATGACGCCGAGCGCAGCGCGCGCCCGGGCGCTCGAGCTCCTGGACATGGTGGAACTGCCCGATCCGCTGAAGGCGTTCAACTCCTACCCGCACCAGCTCTCGGGCGGACAGCGACAGCGTGCCATGATCGCGCAGTCGATCTCGTGCGATCCGCAGCTGCTCATCGCCGACGAGCCCACCACGGCGCTTGATGTGACGGTGCAGGCCGAGATCCTCGACCTCATGCGCGACCTGCGTCACCGTCTCGACTCGGCCATCCTCATCATCACGCACGACATGGGCGTGGTGGCCGACATCGCCGACGACATCGTGGTGATGCGCAAGGGCGAGATCGTCGAGCGTGGAACCGTCGATGCCGTGTTCAACCGTCCGCAGCATCCCTACACGCAGCAGCTGCTGGCGGCGGTGCCGCGCATCGGCGACGCGGCGGGGGAGTCGATCGACACGACGGCTGCGCTGGCCGGCGACACGTCGGTGATCCGACTGGCGGATGTGGCCGCGCGCGCGGACGAAGAGCGTCGCAAGGGCCTCGGCGCTCCGGTGCTCGACTTCCAGGACGTTGCCATCGAGTACCCCAAGCGCGGGCGCGTCCCGGCGTTCCGCGCCGTCGAGCACGCGACTTTCTCGATCTTCCCGGGTGAGGTCACCGGCCTCGTCGGCGAGTCCGGCTCGGGCAAGACGACGGTCGGCCGCGCCGCCATCGGCCTGCTGCCGATCGCGGAGGGGCGCGCCGAGGTCGTCGGGCACGACATCTCGAAGGCGGACCGCCGTCTGCTGCACACCGTGCACAAGGACGTCGGCATCGTCTTCCAGGACCCGTCCTCGTCGCTCAACCCTCGCCTGCCGATCGGCCAGTCGATCGGTGAGCCGATGCTGCTGGCGAACGTCGCGAAGGGCCGCCAGCTCGACGTGCGCGTGCAGGAGCTGCTCGACGCGGTCGAGCTGCCCCGCTCGTACCGCAACCGGTACCCGCACGAGCTGTCGGGCGGTCAGAAGCAGCGCGTCGGCATCGCGCGCGCTCTCGCGCTGCAGCCGAAGCTGCTGATCGCCGACGAGCCCACGTCGGCGCTGGACGTGTCGGTGCAGGCCACCGTGCTGCAGCTGCTGCGCGTGCTGCAGCAGGACCTGGGCTTCGCGTGCCTGTTCATCAGCCACGACCTCGCGGTCGTCGACTCGCTCGCTGACCGGATCATCGTGATGCATCACGGGCACATCGTCGAGCAGGGTGCGACCGGTCAGATCCTGCGGGCGCCGCAGGAGGACTACACGCGACGGCTCATTGCGGCCATCCCGGTGCCCGACCCCGACGAGCAGCGCGTGCGCCGCGAAGCGCGGGCGGCCCTGCTCGCAGCGGGCCTGGAGGGCTGA
- a CDS encoding PH domain-containing protein encodes MTDPAIRIDSRFNRIAAVIVWSLAALAVITAVWSSDARLTWVYAGAPLAALLGWAALWRPCVVVSDHGVRIENVSHDVDVPWEALVHVDTARALTLHTPSGSFTAWSAPAPGFFTTMMGNAKARREASAAGGEARPSDRLGTDSGNAALVVRETWRRRLDGGQVELGVADETPVKRHWHLLYLVASAVLAVASVALIIATG; translated from the coding sequence GTGACCGACCCTGCGATCCGCATCGACTCCCGTTTCAACCGCATTGCTGCCGTCATCGTCTGGAGTCTCGCGGCGCTCGCAGTGATCACCGCCGTATGGAGCTCGGACGCGCGGCTGACGTGGGTCTACGCCGGCGCTCCGCTGGCCGCGCTTCTCGGCTGGGCCGCCCTGTGGCGCCCGTGCGTCGTCGTGTCCGATCACGGCGTGCGCATCGAGAACGTCAGTCACGACGTCGATGTGCCGTGGGAGGCGCTCGTGCATGTCGACACGGCCCGCGCCCTGACGCTGCACACGCCGTCCGGCAGCTTCACCGCCTGGTCCGCGCCGGCGCCCGGCTTCTTCACCACGATGATGGGCAACGCCAAGGCGCGCCGCGAGGCGAGCGCCGCCGGCGGCGAGGCGCGTCCCAGCGACCGCCTGGGCACCGACTCGGGCAATGCCGCCCTCGTCGTGCGCGAAACGTGGCGCCGCCGCCTGGACGGCGGTCAGGTGGAGCTCGGCGTCGCCGACGAGACGCCGGTGAAGCGCCACTGGCACCTGCTCTACCTGGTGGCGTCCGCCGTGCTCGCGGTGGCGTCCGTCGCGCTGATCATCGCCACGGGCTGA
- a CDS encoding ABC transporter permease, translating to MSIPIDPSLEPPSQVAEGGVHVQTADERGVSQGRLTFRRFIAHKPAVISAILFILIVGFAVTATGIGPIPGWWKWNYEQLIPITDGGKPTLTLFPFSLGDHPFGQNTVGKDYFAMVMRGLVNSSYIMFIIGLIGAFIGVVVGAIAGYYRGWVDAVLMRLTDIVIVIPVIVIGAVVGSSVGNLGPLFLALFLGFFVWTGIARLVRAEFLTLREREFVEAARVAGASDARIIFKHILPNAIGVVIVATTLLIAAAIILETSLSFLGYGVRAPDVSLGLLIASNESAFQTRPWLFWWPAAFIVILSLLVNFVGDGLRDAFDPRQKRVVFRKVKDLPDDAVLVSGTTADVPEGAMVTAGGGTTVSGVTSDRGDDVLDEEISPEPDRRA from the coding sequence ATGTCCATCCCGATCGATCCGTCCCTCGAACCGCCCAGCCAGGTCGCCGAAGGCGGCGTGCACGTCCAGACCGCCGACGAGCGCGGCGTCAGCCAGGGGCGACTGACCTTCCGTCGGTTCATCGCCCACAAGCCCGCCGTGATCAGCGCGATCCTCTTCATCCTGATCGTCGGATTCGCCGTCACCGCGACCGGCATCGGCCCGATCCCGGGCTGGTGGAAGTGGAACTATGAGCAGCTGATCCCGATCACCGACGGCGGCAAGCCGACGCTGACGCTCTTCCCGTTCTCGCTGGGCGACCACCCGTTCGGTCAGAACACGGTCGGCAAGGACTACTTCGCGATGGTCATGCGCGGCCTCGTGAACTCGTCGTACATCATGTTCATCATCGGCCTCATCGGCGCCTTCATCGGCGTCGTGGTCGGTGCGATCGCCGGTTACTATCGCGGGTGGGTCGACGCGGTGCTGATGCGCCTGACCGACATCGTCATCGTGATCCCGGTGATCGTCATCGGCGCCGTGGTCGGTTCGTCCGTCGGCAACCTGGGGCCTCTGTTCCTGGCCCTGTTCCTCGGCTTCTTCGTGTGGACGGGCATCGCGCGTCTGGTCCGGGCCGAGTTCCTGACGCTGCGTGAGCGCGAGTTCGTCGAGGCGGCGCGGGTCGCCGGGGCATCGGACGCGCGCATCATCTTCAAGCACATCCTGCCCAACGCGATCGGCGTCGTGATCGTGGCGACGACGCTGCTGATCGCCGCAGCCATCATCCTCGAGACGTCGCTCTCGTTCCTCGGCTACGGCGTCCGCGCTCCCGATGTCTCGCTCGGCTTGCTGATCGCGTCGAACGAGTCGGCGTTCCAGACCCGCCCGTGGCTGTTCTGGTGGCCGGCGGCTTTCATCGTGATCCTGTCGCTGCTGGTGAACTTCGTCGGCGACGGCCTGCGCGATGCGTTCGACCCGCGCCAGAAGCGCGTGGTCTTCCGCAAGGTGAAGGACCTCCCGGACGATGCGGTGCTCGTCAGCGGCACCACCGCCGATGTGCCCGAGGGTGCGATGGTCACCGCCGGCGGCGGAACGACCGTGTCGGGTGTGACGAGCGATCGCGGCGACGACGTCCTCGACGAGGAGATCTCGCCCGAACCGGATCGCCGCGCATGA
- a CDS encoding ABC transporter permease: MLSFVLRRIGVSILILIAASFLMYTLVALARDPLEDLYASNSPNRDALIAQRIDWLNLDQPIPVRWFNWLLGAARCVIPFGGCDLGVTIQNQPVDVLLARAMGATLQLVTASTILAIVLGILVGIVSALRQYSAIDYSFTFASFLFYSLPSFVMGVLLKVFLALGFNNWLDSPVFTWPWIIALSLISGVFWQAIIGGNRQRRLVVFAASVVTTGAMLYGMSVTAWFLYPSLGPVLTPLLIAAFGAAMVLIIAGPRARYAWRTAGATVIVLVAAFFVLQPFLDSFNGWGVFALFVASALVGVAAGWFLGEYDKGQAMRIGALTGILGMGVIVLNQFMGRWNDYVNNPKVNGRPIATIGSETPNLQGDWWIQSIDTFTHLLLPTISLMLISFAAYTRYARGGMLETLNQDYIRTARAKGLPERTVIVRHAFRNSLIPITTIVAADVGALIGGAIITERIFAFSGMGALFNQGLSHADPNPVMAYFVVIAVFAITFNFLADLAYSAIDPRVRVK, encoded by the coding sequence GTGCTTAGCTTCGTCCTGCGGCGCATCGGGGTCTCGATCCTGATCCTCATCGCCGCATCCTTCTTGATGTACACCCTCGTGGCTCTGGCAAGAGACCCGCTCGAGGATCTGTACGCCTCCAACAGCCCGAACCGCGACGCGCTCATCGCACAGCGCATCGACTGGCTGAACCTCGACCAGCCCATTCCCGTCCGCTGGTTCAACTGGCTTCTCGGCGCCGCACGCTGCGTCATCCCGTTCGGCGGATGCGATCTCGGCGTCACGATCCAGAACCAGCCGGTCGACGTCCTTCTCGCTCGCGCCATGGGTGCGACGCTCCAGCTCGTGACCGCCTCGACGATCCTCGCGATCGTCCTCGGCATCCTGGTCGGCATCGTCTCGGCGCTGCGTCAGTACAGCGCGATCGACTACTCGTTCACGTTCGCCAGCTTCCTGTTCTACTCGCTGCCCTCGTTCGTGATGGGTGTTCTCCTCAAGGTCTTCCTGGCCCTCGGCTTCAACAACTGGCTGGACAGCCCGGTGTTCACATGGCCGTGGATCATCGCGTTGAGCCTCATATCGGGCGTCTTCTGGCAGGCGATCATCGGCGGGAACAGGCAGCGTCGCCTGGTCGTCTTCGCCGCATCAGTCGTCACCACGGGCGCCATGCTCTACGGCATGAGCGTCACGGCGTGGTTCCTCTACCCGTCGCTCGGCCCCGTCCTCACGCCGCTGCTGATCGCCGCGTTCGGTGCCGCGATGGTGCTGATCATCGCCGGACCCCGCGCGCGCTACGCCTGGCGTACGGCGGGTGCGACCGTCATCGTGCTGGTGGCCGCGTTCTTCGTGCTGCAGCCCTTCCTCGACTCGTTCAACGGCTGGGGCGTCTTCGCGCTCTTCGTCGCCTCGGCGCTCGTCGGCGTGGCGGCGGGCTGGTTCCTGGGTGAGTACGACAAGGGCCAGGCGATGCGCATCGGCGCCCTCACCGGCATCCTGGGAATGGGCGTCATCGTCCTCAACCAGTTCATGGGGCGCTGGAACGACTACGTCAACAACCCGAAGGTGAACGGCCGCCCGATCGCCACGATCGGCTCGGAGACACCGAACCTGCAGGGCGACTGGTGGATCCAGAGCATCGACACGTTCACCCACCTGCTGCTGCCGACGATCAGCCTCATGCTCATCTCGTTCGCGGCGTACACGCGCTACGCGCGCGGCGGCATGCTCGAGACGCTGAACCAGGACTACATCCGCACGGCGCGCGCGAAGGGTCTGCCGGAGCGCACCGTCATCGTCCGCCACGCGTTCCGCAACTCGCTGATCCCGATCACCACGATCGTCGCGGCCGATGTGGGCGCGCTCATCGGTGGCGCGATCATCACCGAGCGGATCTTCGCGTTCAGCGGCATGGGTGCTCTCTTCAACCAGGGTCTCTCGCATGCCGACCCCAACCCGGTCATGGCGTACTTCGTCGTCATCGCCGTGTTCGCCATCACGTTCAACTTCCTCGCCGACCTCGCCTACTCGGCAATCGACCCGAGAGTGAGGGTCAAGTAA